The following coding sequences lie in one Helicoverpa armigera isolate CAAS_96S chromosome 8, ASM3070526v1, whole genome shotgun sequence genomic window:
- the LOC110383432 gene encoding kinase suppressor of Ras 2 isoform X1 gives MDAENEYEKKRVREAIQTIETIQSMIDVSADRLEGLRTQCSTSAELTQQEIRTLEGKLVKHFSRQLVIKASFGEELRRELGDVPCLAQWLRVVGLSPEAIEAVCSRVASLETLRERSDHEMRALLAGARDEEVLRLCRAMQRLRSYIEALGRGEGGAELQLFWDSWERQARASPRAPRARHANHDHHGTPHNKKGGKSPPTPVAKRKQNSTLPAPAALTKSRSHESQLSVRPDASDLSDNSQSSAVGTGEVTPPASPHDTESDNTPQHRPLAYYNNNLRRASGGRAARLARLVCACAVTQPQPLPLYTQVAVVAPRSPRTPTVSRCMAHDIAHRFTKTFNMIATCDYCDKQMLFGSGLKCKECKFKCHRDCESKVPPSCGLPPEFVDAFKEKFHKDGGYYGYVSPTPGRGTGFLSSLTHRRRPHAPPAPHHQGGPDSSSNTSSCNSSTPSSPALAPPLTPHHPHHPHHPPTTKQQFHFPEVKPVVSSPNHVAVQSPARHHDKEDLTASVKSGDSSRCVSLSGSGSTDSGGCQRGDSLDMSNKHGDSRWPRQNSLSMKEWDIPYDELKLFEVIGTGRFGTVYRGSWHGAVAVKVLHVLSDDCVPLDTFKHEVATFRKTRHENLVLFMGACMKPPRLAIVTSLCKGMTLYTHIHLRKDKFTANKSVIVAQQISQGMGYLHARGIIHKDLKTKNIFLENGKVVITDFGLFSVTKLCFGNKLVQSLRGDSLGIPAGWLCYLAPELCRALTPHASLHLPFSKATDVYAFGTVWYELLCGEYPFKSQPPEAVIWQVGKGVKQSLANMQASRDIKDILMLCWSYRSAERPDFPHLLSTLQKLPRKRLARSPSHPVHLSRSADSVF, from the exons ATGGATGCAGAGAACGAGTACGAAAAAAAGAGAGTTCGTGAGGCCATACAAACGATAGAGACTATCCAGTCCATGATCGACGTTTCAGCTGATAGACTCGAGGGTTTACGGACACAATGTTCGACGAGCGCCGAGCTGACGCAGCAGGAGATCCGGACCCTGGAG GGCAAGCTAGTGAAGCACTTCTCTCGACAGCTGGTGATCAAGGCCAGCTTCGGTGAGGAGTTGCGGCGTGAGCTCGGCGATGTGCCGTGTCTCGCGCAGTGGCTACGAGTCGTGGGGCTCAGCCCCGAGGCTATCGAG GCGGTATGTTCCCGCGTGGCGTCACTGGAGACGCTGCGGGAGCGCTCCGACCACGAGATGCGCGCGCTGCTCGCCGGCGCCCGCGACGAGGAGGTGCTGCGCCTGTGCCGCGCCATGCAGCGCCTCAGGTCTTATATAG AGGCGCTAGGTCGCGGCGAGGGCGGCGCGGAGCTGCAGCTGTTCTGGGACTCGTGGGAGCGGCAGGCGCGGGCGTCGCCGCGGGCCCCGCGCGCGAGGCACGCCAACCACGACCACCACGGCACGCCGCATAATAAGAAAG GTGGCAAGTCTCCCCCCACTCCTGTGGCGAAGCGGAAACAGAACAGCACCctgcccgcgcccgccgcgctcacCAAGTCACGCTCGCACGAGTCGCAGCTGTCCGTCAGACCTGATGCCTCAGACCTCAG CGACAACAGCCAGTCCTCAGCAGTAGGCACAGGCGAGGTGACTCCCCCCGCCTCCCCGCACGACACGGAATCCGACAACACGCCACAACACCGACCCCTAGCTTACTACAATAATAAC CTGCGGCGCGCGAgcggcgggcgggcggcgcggctgGCGCGGCTCGTATGCGCCTGCGCGGTGACTCAGCCGCAGCCGCTGCCTCTCTACACGCAG GTGGCGGTAGTGGCGCCGCGGTCGCCGCGCACGCCGACGGTGTCGCGCTGCATGGCGCATGACATCGCGCATCGCTTCACCAAGACCTTCAACATGATCGCGACATGCGATTACTGTGATAAGCAGATGCTCTTCGGTTCGGGACTCAAGTGTAAGGAGTGCAAGTTTAAGTGTCACAG GGATTGCGAGAGTAAAGTACCTCCCTCTTGTGGTCTACCGCCAGAGTTTGTGGATGCTTTCAAAGAAAAGTTCCATAAAGACG GCGGTTACTACGGCTACGTGTCGCCGACGCCGGGCCGCGGCACAGGCTTCCTGTCGTCCCTCACGCATCGCCGCCGGCCacacgcgccgcccgcgcctcACCATCAG GGCGGTCCCGACTCTTCCTCCAACACGTCATCGTGCAACAGCTCGACGCCGTCATCCCCTGCGCTGGCGCCGCCGCTCACCCCCCACCATCCGCATCATCCCCACCACCCACCCACTACGAAGCAGCAGTTTCATTTCCCTG AAGTAAAGCCGGTGGTGTCGAGCCCCAACCACGTGGCGGTGCAGTCGCCCGCGCGCCACCACGACAAGGAAGACCTCACCGCTAGTGTTAAAAGTG GCGACAGTTCCCGCTGCGTGTCGCTGTCGGGCTCGGGCTCGACGGACAGCGGCGGCTGTCAGCGCGGCGACTCGCTCGACATGTCCAACAAGCACGGAGACTCGCGGTGGCCCAGGCAGAATAGT CTATCAATGAAAGAATGGGACATCCCGTACGACGAGCTGAAGCTGTTCGAGGTGATCGGCACGGGGCGCTTCGGCACGGTGTACCGCGGCAGCTGGCACGGCGCCGTGGCCGTCAAGGTGCTGCACGTGCTCAGCGACGACTGCGTGCCGCTCGACACCTTCAAGCACGAG GTAGCGACATTCCGCAAGACCCGTCACGAGAACCTGGTCCTGTTCATGGGCGCGTGCATGAAGCCGCCGCGACTCGCCATAGTGACGTCGCTGTGCAAGGGCATGACGCTGTACACGCACATCCACCTGCGCAAAGACAAGTTCACCGCCAACAAGAGCGTCATCGTTGCGCAACAGATATCTCAG GGAATGGGCTACCTCCACGCACGAGGCATCATTCACAAGGACCTGAAAACCAAGAACATATTCTTAGAGAACGGCAAAGTGGTGATCACGGACTTCGGCCTCTTCAGTGTTACCAAACTTTGTTTTGGAAACAAATTAGTACAAAG TCTGCGCGGCGACAGCCTGGGCATCCCGGCGGGCTGGCTGTGCTACCTGGCGCCCGAGCTGTGTCGAGCACTCACGCCGCACGCCAGCCTGCACCTGCCCTTCTCCAAGGCCACCGACGTCTACGCATTTGG TACGGTGTGGTACGAGCTGCTATGCGGTGAATACCCGTTCAAGAGCCAGCCGCCCGAGGCCGTCATCTGGCAGGTCGGCAAGGGCGTCAAACAGTCACTCGCTAACATGCAGGCCTCCAGAGATATTAAG GACATCCTAATGCTATGCTGGTCGTACCGCTCAGCAGAGCGACCGGACTTCCCGCACCTGCTGTCCACGCTGCAGAAGCTCCCACGCAAGCGCCTCGCGCGGTCACCCTCGCATCCCGTGCATCTGTCCCGGTCTGCGGACTCCGTGTTCTGA
- the LOC110383432 gene encoding kinase suppressor of Ras 2 isoform X3 produces the protein MDAENEYEKKRVREAIQTIETIQSMIDVSADRLEGLRTQCSTSAELTQQEIRTLEGKLVKHFSRQLVIKASFGEELRRELGDVPCLAQWLRVVGLSPEAIEAVCSRVASLETLRERSDHEMRALLAGARDEEVLRLCRAMQRLRSYIEALGRGEGGAELQLFWDSWERQARASPRAPRARHANHDHHGTPHNKKGGKSPPTPVAKRKQNSTLPAPAALTKSRSHESQLSVRPDASDLSDNSQSSAVGTGEVTPPASPHDTESDNTPQHRPLAYYNNNLRRASGGRAARLARLVCACAVTQPQPLPLYTQVAVVAPRSPRTPTVSRCMAHDIAHRFTKTFNMIATCDYCDKQMLFGSGLKCKECKFKCHRDCESKVPPSCGLPPEFVDAFKEKFHKDGGYYGYVSPTPGRGTGFLSSLTHRRRPHAPPAPHHQGGPDSSSNTSSCNSSTPSSPALAPPLTPHHPHHPHHPPTTKQQFHFPEVKPVVSSPNHVAVQSPARHHDKEDLTASVKSGDSSRCVSLSGSGSTDSGGCQRGDSLDMSNKHGDSRWPRQNSLSMKEWDIPYDELKLFEVIGTGRFGTVYRGSWHGAVAVKVLHVLSDDCVPLDTFKHEVATFRKTRHENLVLFMGACMKPPRLAIVTSLCKGMTLYTHIHLRKDKFTANKSVIVAQQISQGMGYLHARGIIHKDLKTKNIFLENGKVVITDFGLFSVTKLCFGNNLRGDSLGIPAGWLCYLAPELCRALTPHASLHLPFSKATDVYAFGTVWYELLCGEYPFKSQPPEAVIWQVGKGVKQSLANMQASRDIKDILMLCWSYRSAERPDFPHLLSTLQKLPRKRLARSPSHPVHLSRSADSVF, from the exons ATGGATGCAGAGAACGAGTACGAAAAAAAGAGAGTTCGTGAGGCCATACAAACGATAGAGACTATCCAGTCCATGATCGACGTTTCAGCTGATAGACTCGAGGGTTTACGGACACAATGTTCGACGAGCGCCGAGCTGACGCAGCAGGAGATCCGGACCCTGGAG GGCAAGCTAGTGAAGCACTTCTCTCGACAGCTGGTGATCAAGGCCAGCTTCGGTGAGGAGTTGCGGCGTGAGCTCGGCGATGTGCCGTGTCTCGCGCAGTGGCTACGAGTCGTGGGGCTCAGCCCCGAGGCTATCGAG GCGGTATGTTCCCGCGTGGCGTCACTGGAGACGCTGCGGGAGCGCTCCGACCACGAGATGCGCGCGCTGCTCGCCGGCGCCCGCGACGAGGAGGTGCTGCGCCTGTGCCGCGCCATGCAGCGCCTCAGGTCTTATATAG AGGCGCTAGGTCGCGGCGAGGGCGGCGCGGAGCTGCAGCTGTTCTGGGACTCGTGGGAGCGGCAGGCGCGGGCGTCGCCGCGGGCCCCGCGCGCGAGGCACGCCAACCACGACCACCACGGCACGCCGCATAATAAGAAAG GTGGCAAGTCTCCCCCCACTCCTGTGGCGAAGCGGAAACAGAACAGCACCctgcccgcgcccgccgcgctcacCAAGTCACGCTCGCACGAGTCGCAGCTGTCCGTCAGACCTGATGCCTCAGACCTCAG CGACAACAGCCAGTCCTCAGCAGTAGGCACAGGCGAGGTGACTCCCCCCGCCTCCCCGCACGACACGGAATCCGACAACACGCCACAACACCGACCCCTAGCTTACTACAATAATAAC CTGCGGCGCGCGAgcggcgggcgggcggcgcggctgGCGCGGCTCGTATGCGCCTGCGCGGTGACTCAGCCGCAGCCGCTGCCTCTCTACACGCAG GTGGCGGTAGTGGCGCCGCGGTCGCCGCGCACGCCGACGGTGTCGCGCTGCATGGCGCATGACATCGCGCATCGCTTCACCAAGACCTTCAACATGATCGCGACATGCGATTACTGTGATAAGCAGATGCTCTTCGGTTCGGGACTCAAGTGTAAGGAGTGCAAGTTTAAGTGTCACAG GGATTGCGAGAGTAAAGTACCTCCCTCTTGTGGTCTACCGCCAGAGTTTGTGGATGCTTTCAAAGAAAAGTTCCATAAAGACG GCGGTTACTACGGCTACGTGTCGCCGACGCCGGGCCGCGGCACAGGCTTCCTGTCGTCCCTCACGCATCGCCGCCGGCCacacgcgccgcccgcgcctcACCATCAG GGCGGTCCCGACTCTTCCTCCAACACGTCATCGTGCAACAGCTCGACGCCGTCATCCCCTGCGCTGGCGCCGCCGCTCACCCCCCACCATCCGCATCATCCCCACCACCCACCCACTACGAAGCAGCAGTTTCATTTCCCTG AAGTAAAGCCGGTGGTGTCGAGCCCCAACCACGTGGCGGTGCAGTCGCCCGCGCGCCACCACGACAAGGAAGACCTCACCGCTAGTGTTAAAAGTG GCGACAGTTCCCGCTGCGTGTCGCTGTCGGGCTCGGGCTCGACGGACAGCGGCGGCTGTCAGCGCGGCGACTCGCTCGACATGTCCAACAAGCACGGAGACTCGCGGTGGCCCAGGCAGAATAGT CTATCAATGAAAGAATGGGACATCCCGTACGACGAGCTGAAGCTGTTCGAGGTGATCGGCACGGGGCGCTTCGGCACGGTGTACCGCGGCAGCTGGCACGGCGCCGTGGCCGTCAAGGTGCTGCACGTGCTCAGCGACGACTGCGTGCCGCTCGACACCTTCAAGCACGAG GTAGCGACATTCCGCAAGACCCGTCACGAGAACCTGGTCCTGTTCATGGGCGCGTGCATGAAGCCGCCGCGACTCGCCATAGTGACGTCGCTGTGCAAGGGCATGACGCTGTACACGCACATCCACCTGCGCAAAGACAAGTTCACCGCCAACAAGAGCGTCATCGTTGCGCAACAGATATCTCAG GGAATGGGCTACCTCCACGCACGAGGCATCATTCACAAGGACCTGAAAACCAAGAACATATTCTTAGAGAACGGCAAAGTGGTGATCACGGACTTCGGCCTCTTCAGTGTTACCAAACTTTGTTTTGGAAACAA TCTGCGCGGCGACAGCCTGGGCATCCCGGCGGGCTGGCTGTGCTACCTGGCGCCCGAGCTGTGTCGAGCACTCACGCCGCACGCCAGCCTGCACCTGCCCTTCTCCAAGGCCACCGACGTCTACGCATTTGG TACGGTGTGGTACGAGCTGCTATGCGGTGAATACCCGTTCAAGAGCCAGCCGCCCGAGGCCGTCATCTGGCAGGTCGGCAAGGGCGTCAAACAGTCACTCGCTAACATGCAGGCCTCCAGAGATATTAAG GACATCCTAATGCTATGCTGGTCGTACCGCTCAGCAGAGCGACCGGACTTCCCGCACCTGCTGTCCACGCTGCAGAAGCTCCCACGCAAGCGCCTCGCGCGGTCACCCTCGCATCCCGTGCATCTGTCCCGGTCTGCGGACTCCGTGTTCTGA
- the LOC110383432 gene encoding kinase suppressor of Ras 2 isoform X2, producing the protein MDAENEYEKKRVREAIQTIETIQSMIDVSADRLEGLRTQCSTSAELTQQEIRTLEGKLVKHFSRQLVIKASFGEELRRELGDVPCLAQWLRVVGLSPEAIEAVCSRVASLETLRERSDHEMRALLAGARDEEVLRLCRAMQRLRSYIEALGRGEGGAELQLFWDSWERQARASPRAPRARHANHDHHGTPHNKKGGKSPPTPVAKRKQNSTLPAPAALTKSRSHESQLSVRPDASDLSDNSQSSAVGTGEVTPPASPHDTESDNTPQHRPLAYYNNNLRRASGGRAARLARLVCACAVTQPQPLPLYTQVAVVAPRSPRTPTVSRCMAHDIAHRFTKTFNMIATCDYCDKQMLFGSGLKCKECKFKCHRDCESKVPPSCGLPPEFVDAFKEKFHKDGGYYGYVSPTPGRGTGFLSSLTHRRRPHAPPAPHHQGGPDSSSNTSSCNSSTPSSPALAPPLTPHHPHHPHHPPTTKQQFHFPVKPVVSSPNHVAVQSPARHHDKEDLTASVKSGDSSRCVSLSGSGSTDSGGCQRGDSLDMSNKHGDSRWPRQNSLSMKEWDIPYDELKLFEVIGTGRFGTVYRGSWHGAVAVKVLHVLSDDCVPLDTFKHEVATFRKTRHENLVLFMGACMKPPRLAIVTSLCKGMTLYTHIHLRKDKFTANKSVIVAQQISQGMGYLHARGIIHKDLKTKNIFLENGKVVITDFGLFSVTKLCFGNKLVQSLRGDSLGIPAGWLCYLAPELCRALTPHASLHLPFSKATDVYAFGTVWYELLCGEYPFKSQPPEAVIWQVGKGVKQSLANMQASRDIKDILMLCWSYRSAERPDFPHLLSTLQKLPRKRLARSPSHPVHLSRSADSVF; encoded by the exons ATGGATGCAGAGAACGAGTACGAAAAAAAGAGAGTTCGTGAGGCCATACAAACGATAGAGACTATCCAGTCCATGATCGACGTTTCAGCTGATAGACTCGAGGGTTTACGGACACAATGTTCGACGAGCGCCGAGCTGACGCAGCAGGAGATCCGGACCCTGGAG GGCAAGCTAGTGAAGCACTTCTCTCGACAGCTGGTGATCAAGGCCAGCTTCGGTGAGGAGTTGCGGCGTGAGCTCGGCGATGTGCCGTGTCTCGCGCAGTGGCTACGAGTCGTGGGGCTCAGCCCCGAGGCTATCGAG GCGGTATGTTCCCGCGTGGCGTCACTGGAGACGCTGCGGGAGCGCTCCGACCACGAGATGCGCGCGCTGCTCGCCGGCGCCCGCGACGAGGAGGTGCTGCGCCTGTGCCGCGCCATGCAGCGCCTCAGGTCTTATATAG AGGCGCTAGGTCGCGGCGAGGGCGGCGCGGAGCTGCAGCTGTTCTGGGACTCGTGGGAGCGGCAGGCGCGGGCGTCGCCGCGGGCCCCGCGCGCGAGGCACGCCAACCACGACCACCACGGCACGCCGCATAATAAGAAAG GTGGCAAGTCTCCCCCCACTCCTGTGGCGAAGCGGAAACAGAACAGCACCctgcccgcgcccgccgcgctcacCAAGTCACGCTCGCACGAGTCGCAGCTGTCCGTCAGACCTGATGCCTCAGACCTCAG CGACAACAGCCAGTCCTCAGCAGTAGGCACAGGCGAGGTGACTCCCCCCGCCTCCCCGCACGACACGGAATCCGACAACACGCCACAACACCGACCCCTAGCTTACTACAATAATAAC CTGCGGCGCGCGAgcggcgggcgggcggcgcggctgGCGCGGCTCGTATGCGCCTGCGCGGTGACTCAGCCGCAGCCGCTGCCTCTCTACACGCAG GTGGCGGTAGTGGCGCCGCGGTCGCCGCGCACGCCGACGGTGTCGCGCTGCATGGCGCATGACATCGCGCATCGCTTCACCAAGACCTTCAACATGATCGCGACATGCGATTACTGTGATAAGCAGATGCTCTTCGGTTCGGGACTCAAGTGTAAGGAGTGCAAGTTTAAGTGTCACAG GGATTGCGAGAGTAAAGTACCTCCCTCTTGTGGTCTACCGCCAGAGTTTGTGGATGCTTTCAAAGAAAAGTTCCATAAAGACG GCGGTTACTACGGCTACGTGTCGCCGACGCCGGGCCGCGGCACAGGCTTCCTGTCGTCCCTCACGCATCGCCGCCGGCCacacgcgccgcccgcgcctcACCATCAG GGCGGTCCCGACTCTTCCTCCAACACGTCATCGTGCAACAGCTCGACGCCGTCATCCCCTGCGCTGGCGCCGCCGCTCACCCCCCACCATCCGCATCATCCCCACCACCCACCCACTACGAAGCAGCAGTTTCATTTCCCTG TAAAGCCGGTGGTGTCGAGCCCCAACCACGTGGCGGTGCAGTCGCCCGCGCGCCACCACGACAAGGAAGACCTCACCGCTAGTGTTAAAAGTG GCGACAGTTCCCGCTGCGTGTCGCTGTCGGGCTCGGGCTCGACGGACAGCGGCGGCTGTCAGCGCGGCGACTCGCTCGACATGTCCAACAAGCACGGAGACTCGCGGTGGCCCAGGCAGAATAGT CTATCAATGAAAGAATGGGACATCCCGTACGACGAGCTGAAGCTGTTCGAGGTGATCGGCACGGGGCGCTTCGGCACGGTGTACCGCGGCAGCTGGCACGGCGCCGTGGCCGTCAAGGTGCTGCACGTGCTCAGCGACGACTGCGTGCCGCTCGACACCTTCAAGCACGAG GTAGCGACATTCCGCAAGACCCGTCACGAGAACCTGGTCCTGTTCATGGGCGCGTGCATGAAGCCGCCGCGACTCGCCATAGTGACGTCGCTGTGCAAGGGCATGACGCTGTACACGCACATCCACCTGCGCAAAGACAAGTTCACCGCCAACAAGAGCGTCATCGTTGCGCAACAGATATCTCAG GGAATGGGCTACCTCCACGCACGAGGCATCATTCACAAGGACCTGAAAACCAAGAACATATTCTTAGAGAACGGCAAAGTGGTGATCACGGACTTCGGCCTCTTCAGTGTTACCAAACTTTGTTTTGGAAACAAATTAGTACAAAG TCTGCGCGGCGACAGCCTGGGCATCCCGGCGGGCTGGCTGTGCTACCTGGCGCCCGAGCTGTGTCGAGCACTCACGCCGCACGCCAGCCTGCACCTGCCCTTCTCCAAGGCCACCGACGTCTACGCATTTGG TACGGTGTGGTACGAGCTGCTATGCGGTGAATACCCGTTCAAGAGCCAGCCGCCCGAGGCCGTCATCTGGCAGGTCGGCAAGGGCGTCAAACAGTCACTCGCTAACATGCAGGCCTCCAGAGATATTAAG GACATCCTAATGCTATGCTGGTCGTACCGCTCAGCAGAGCGACCGGACTTCCCGCACCTGCTGTCCACGCTGCAGAAGCTCCCACGCAAGCGCCTCGCGCGGTCACCCTCGCATCCCGTGCATCTGTCCCGGTCTGCGGACTCCGTGTTCTGA
- the LOC110383432 gene encoding kinase suppressor of Ras 2 isoform X4 has translation MDAENEYEKKRVREAIQTIETIQSMIDVSADRLEGLRTQCSTSAELTQQEIRTLEGKLVKHFSRQLVIKASFGEELRRELGDVPCLAQWLRVVGLSPEAIEAVCSRVASLETLRERSDHEMRALLAGARDEEVLRLCRAMQRLRSYIEALGRGEGGAELQLFWDSWERQARASPRAPRARHANHDHHGTPHNKKGGKSPPTPVAKRKQNSTLPAPAALTKSRSHESQLSVRPDASDLSDNSQSSAVGTGEVTPPASPHDTESDNTPQHRPLAYYNNNQVAVVAPRSPRTPTVSRCMAHDIAHRFTKTFNMIATCDYCDKQMLFGSGLKCKECKFKCHRDCESKVPPSCGLPPEFVDAFKEKFHKDGGYYGYVSPTPGRGTGFLSSLTHRRRPHAPPAPHHQGGPDSSSNTSSCNSSTPSSPALAPPLTPHHPHHPHHPPTTKQQFHFPEVKPVVSSPNHVAVQSPARHHDKEDLTASVKSGDSSRCVSLSGSGSTDSGGCQRGDSLDMSNKHGDSRWPRQNSLSMKEWDIPYDELKLFEVIGTGRFGTVYRGSWHGAVAVKVLHVLSDDCVPLDTFKHEVATFRKTRHENLVLFMGACMKPPRLAIVTSLCKGMTLYTHIHLRKDKFTANKSVIVAQQISQGMGYLHARGIIHKDLKTKNIFLENGKVVITDFGLFSVTKLCFGNKLVQSLRGDSLGIPAGWLCYLAPELCRALTPHASLHLPFSKATDVYAFGTVWYELLCGEYPFKSQPPEAVIWQVGKGVKQSLANMQASRDIKDILMLCWSYRSAERPDFPHLLSTLQKLPRKRLARSPSHPVHLSRSADSVF, from the exons ATGGATGCAGAGAACGAGTACGAAAAAAAGAGAGTTCGTGAGGCCATACAAACGATAGAGACTATCCAGTCCATGATCGACGTTTCAGCTGATAGACTCGAGGGTTTACGGACACAATGTTCGACGAGCGCCGAGCTGACGCAGCAGGAGATCCGGACCCTGGAG GGCAAGCTAGTGAAGCACTTCTCTCGACAGCTGGTGATCAAGGCCAGCTTCGGTGAGGAGTTGCGGCGTGAGCTCGGCGATGTGCCGTGTCTCGCGCAGTGGCTACGAGTCGTGGGGCTCAGCCCCGAGGCTATCGAG GCGGTATGTTCCCGCGTGGCGTCACTGGAGACGCTGCGGGAGCGCTCCGACCACGAGATGCGCGCGCTGCTCGCCGGCGCCCGCGACGAGGAGGTGCTGCGCCTGTGCCGCGCCATGCAGCGCCTCAGGTCTTATATAG AGGCGCTAGGTCGCGGCGAGGGCGGCGCGGAGCTGCAGCTGTTCTGGGACTCGTGGGAGCGGCAGGCGCGGGCGTCGCCGCGGGCCCCGCGCGCGAGGCACGCCAACCACGACCACCACGGCACGCCGCATAATAAGAAAG GTGGCAAGTCTCCCCCCACTCCTGTGGCGAAGCGGAAACAGAACAGCACCctgcccgcgcccgccgcgctcacCAAGTCACGCTCGCACGAGTCGCAGCTGTCCGTCAGACCTGATGCCTCAGACCTCAG CGACAACAGCCAGTCCTCAGCAGTAGGCACAGGCGAGGTGACTCCCCCCGCCTCCCCGCACGACACGGAATCCGACAACACGCCACAACACCGACCCCTAGCTTACTACAATAATAAC CAGGTGGCGGTAGTGGCGCCGCGGTCGCCGCGCACGCCGACGGTGTCGCGCTGCATGGCGCATGACATCGCGCATCGCTTCACCAAGACCTTCAACATGATCGCGACATGCGATTACTGTGATAAGCAGATGCTCTTCGGTTCGGGACTCAAGTGTAAGGAGTGCAAGTTTAAGTGTCACAG GGATTGCGAGAGTAAAGTACCTCCCTCTTGTGGTCTACCGCCAGAGTTTGTGGATGCTTTCAAAGAAAAGTTCCATAAAGACG GCGGTTACTACGGCTACGTGTCGCCGACGCCGGGCCGCGGCACAGGCTTCCTGTCGTCCCTCACGCATCGCCGCCGGCCacacgcgccgcccgcgcctcACCATCAG GGCGGTCCCGACTCTTCCTCCAACACGTCATCGTGCAACAGCTCGACGCCGTCATCCCCTGCGCTGGCGCCGCCGCTCACCCCCCACCATCCGCATCATCCCCACCACCCACCCACTACGAAGCAGCAGTTTCATTTCCCTG AAGTAAAGCCGGTGGTGTCGAGCCCCAACCACGTGGCGGTGCAGTCGCCCGCGCGCCACCACGACAAGGAAGACCTCACCGCTAGTGTTAAAAGTG GCGACAGTTCCCGCTGCGTGTCGCTGTCGGGCTCGGGCTCGACGGACAGCGGCGGCTGTCAGCGCGGCGACTCGCTCGACATGTCCAACAAGCACGGAGACTCGCGGTGGCCCAGGCAGAATAGT CTATCAATGAAAGAATGGGACATCCCGTACGACGAGCTGAAGCTGTTCGAGGTGATCGGCACGGGGCGCTTCGGCACGGTGTACCGCGGCAGCTGGCACGGCGCCGTGGCCGTCAAGGTGCTGCACGTGCTCAGCGACGACTGCGTGCCGCTCGACACCTTCAAGCACGAG GTAGCGACATTCCGCAAGACCCGTCACGAGAACCTGGTCCTGTTCATGGGCGCGTGCATGAAGCCGCCGCGACTCGCCATAGTGACGTCGCTGTGCAAGGGCATGACGCTGTACACGCACATCCACCTGCGCAAAGACAAGTTCACCGCCAACAAGAGCGTCATCGTTGCGCAACAGATATCTCAG GGAATGGGCTACCTCCACGCACGAGGCATCATTCACAAGGACCTGAAAACCAAGAACATATTCTTAGAGAACGGCAAAGTGGTGATCACGGACTTCGGCCTCTTCAGTGTTACCAAACTTTGTTTTGGAAACAAATTAGTACAAAG TCTGCGCGGCGACAGCCTGGGCATCCCGGCGGGCTGGCTGTGCTACCTGGCGCCCGAGCTGTGTCGAGCACTCACGCCGCACGCCAGCCTGCACCTGCCCTTCTCCAAGGCCACCGACGTCTACGCATTTGG TACGGTGTGGTACGAGCTGCTATGCGGTGAATACCCGTTCAAGAGCCAGCCGCCCGAGGCCGTCATCTGGCAGGTCGGCAAGGGCGTCAAACAGTCACTCGCTAACATGCAGGCCTCCAGAGATATTAAG GACATCCTAATGCTATGCTGGTCGTACCGCTCAGCAGAGCGACCGGACTTCCCGCACCTGCTGTCCACGCTGCAGAAGCTCCCACGCAAGCGCCTCGCGCGGTCACCCTCGCATCCCGTGCATCTGTCCCGGTCTGCGGACTCCGTGTTCTGA